The window TGGGACTGAATTTAAACATTAAAGGATGTACGCCCAGAGTCAAATGAGAAAACTACATATTCTGTCGGGCAAATCTGAAGATATAGTTAGCAACCACTTAGCTCAGCATATAATAACAAATATGTGGCGGAAATAGCTCTGTCCAAAGTTAATGCTTTTGTATGGTCCCTGAGCTGCACTTTTATAGTGACACCGCATGAAGGAGCAGTGAACGAATCAGTCCCACTGACCAGGATTGACGTTGATGTAGCAGTTGTTGACGTTTTCGTAGCATTCCCCAGACGACGTGCTGGAGCTGTCGAACGAGTCGACTGAGATCTTTGACACTCTGGCATATTGAGGGTCTGTGGGGCCACCATTGTTACTGGCAAAAGCTCCCATCACTTCATTTGTGTGCTGAAGACCTaaaaagtgacaaagaaaatatacaaaagacaaattagACATTTGActtcaaagttaaaaaaaaatatatatatatatatatatatatttatatatttaaataatgctAATATGGTGCAATAATTAGCTGCAAATTGTATAAAATGCcttttgtgtagtttgtgtgaCAGAATAGATACCAAAACAAACCAATGTAAAAAATCCTACAAATAAAGGTTAATTAAGATCAAATTCATTATATTTGGTGTAGATTTTCCTTCTATGCTCCAGAAATGTTCATAAAATCTGAGCTATGGTTAAAGTGTCCTCTGATGATGATTGTGAACTGCAGTACTTTACAGCAGGGTTATTATTGTGAGTGGTTGAGATCTGTGAAGTCTAAGGTCTTAGCAGACTCAGTGACTCACCTTCCTCAGAGAGGCTGTCAAGACCTGAAGGCCTCATCAAAGGGTTTGCTTCTGTTCTGTACCGCTGAGAATCTGAATTCAGAATCATGCACATGATGCAATATTTTAATCAAACCATTCTGCAAACATTCAGTGCAAACAGCATCAGCACAGGCTGCATGCACACTAGAGGCAGAGCAGATTCAACCGCAAAATGCAGCAAGTGAGCAAGGGAACATGTCAAGAGGCCAAGATcaagaaacacacaggaagaaatACAAATggagaggaaataaaagaatAGCTCACTCTTAAAGGTGGATAAAGAGGCACACGGGTCATTGCTTGGGTCATACTGTTCATAGTCTGTATCTACTGATGTGCTGTCAACACTACTAAGCTGGGTCCAAAGATACCTGGGGTTGGGCGGGACTTTtttgagacaaaaacaaaaaataaaagtaaatgagACGACTAGTTGCTTTGTAGATGCTGAATAATTCTACTGCATGTGCAGTGCATAACGAAAAAAACGCAGGAATAATTAGTCTCTAAGGTGTTAAAATCTGCACAGGTCTCTGGAAATGTTCACCCACTGACCCTCCGTCTGCTGCAGGTTGGCTGTGACTTTGACGAGATCGACAGCTCCTTCGTAGTTGTTGTGGCGGTGCTCTGAGGAAGGCTGTCGCTGGTGGTTGGTGCGCGTCTGATGGAGTAAATAAGCTGtagacaaacaaaacagaacatcTATAATTAGTGTGAATAACTCTGTGTTTAGTTAGTTAATGTTAGTGTTGAGATggtaaaaaaaatagtaaaactgGCAGTTGGGaaaatttgctgtttatttcttCTCCCATAAAGATCTGAATCAGTCAAAGCTGATTATTGTTAGAAAAGTCATTTCTTGATGATGTGAAATAGTGTTGGTcaatttgagtgtttttttaaaattcattatcTTCCATTATTTTTGGTAGTTTTAAGAAACACTTCCTGCTTATGCATCTTAAAAATCTATCGCTCTGTCTCTGTATGCTACTCTAATAAAAAGGCAAAAGCCAAAATCAGCGTATTAACAGTCGAGGTCCAATCACATTTTCCACCTGacacatgaaataaaactgagctGGTACATTAGCATGCATGGCCATTAATGGGCTGTTAaagtaaaatctaaaatgtaacatttacacatttaaatatgtaataactatacttttatttaaaaaaatcaaagctaAAGATTTGAACaactataaaataataaattgcaCTGAATGAACTGTGCCATGTTTTGTATGAGTAGAACAGTTTATCTGGAACTGAAAATGtggaacagaaaatatttattacaaaacCCAAACCTCCTGTCACTGCCGTTTCTATTGAACTGAATGaattgtgtaatttttttttttcttcaggagtAGAAAATTGCCTGGAACTGAAAATATggaacagaaaatgaacaaaacacaaaacccacaCCTACACTAGCACTAACCTTATCACACGAGGAGAAGCAGCAGGTACATAAAAGCAAAGctaagaaacatttaaaggtttGTACTGATTTCATTCACAGCTAAAGAACTAAAATCAGATGTACTTGATGTCTGTGTTTGAAACGCTTGTTGAAACCAGAGCATTGTGGTGAAAGGAGCAGGCACCAACCGTGTTTTCTTCTGTAGTGGCAGCAGAGCACCGTGTTTGTGATGAGGAACacgaggagcagcagagagacagcGATGGTGGTGAGCAGCTCTGCAGACGGTAGGGACAAAACTTCAGCAGCGACTGTCGTTCTTCCTGCGAGGGACAGGAACAAAAGAAGTGATTCTGATGCTGCTTATCCATCTCAGCAGTTGCATTAGAAATTATATTTACCAGTTGTCCAGCTGGTTGCTTCAGTTGCGTTAGCAGTGGTGGGTATAGGAAACCCAAGGGAacctgcagcacaaaaacatttttttaaataaattcaattaGAGAGTCACAATTTTACAGTTAAAAGCTGAATGTGGACACTATTAGAATAAAGGGTCGTGTGGTTTTATGTGAGACAGAAAATGCAGAAAGGTTTTACTTGgtcatttcagttttaacatGAAGGAAACAAATGTACTGCAGGTAAATAAGGACTAAAAAGTCAAATTACAGTTTAACACAATAAATCAGGAGACAAATGGAAATAATTTAACATCATagctttagttttatttattgttagttTATGGGAAATCAGTTCAACCCAAACCAATTGTTCTTGgacaaaacatgtttgttaacaaccacaaagacaaaATCTGTGTCACTCACCATTACAGACGACACCAGATGCCTTTGAGTCCTTGCACAGGTGTGGTCTGTTGACAATCTCCCTGCACTCCCACAGGCTCTTCTGCGTTGGAGAACATATATAGTACCACAGCGTCCCATTGTTGTGTGTCAGAGGAGGCACAAACTGGCTGAACTGCTGAGGCGTGGCACCGCACTGCAGCATGGAGCACACCTTGGTGGCAAGGTCTTTGTTCCAGCAGTTGTCACACACCGTCCCCCAGCTGCCGTTACGGTGGATCTCCACTTTCCCAGCACAGCGGTCCAGACCTCCAGTCAGTCTGATGGCTTTCATCTCTGCACGGGGACAACAGAAAAGATATTaagcaaattaaatatttggGAGCAACAAATATTAATTACATTAAGTTCTCACCACTGTGCTCAGCCTGAGGGTGGATTTTATAATATAACCTACACATGATCTGTGGTTTATGATCAAATTACAGTAAATTTTAGccaactaaaataaataaatacacttagCATCTAGTTTTTTGGCCCAGAGTGCTGCTAGTATGGCTGTAGGTTTTTCCTTATGCTTTGCAGTTTGTGTTAGTCTTAgccaaacttttttttagttttcttttttgacaaGTCTCAAGGTCAATTTACTGTCTTTTTCTGGAACTTCCAGTCACTCTAGaattcaaaaccaaaaaataactttaaagcTCAACTTTCAAAATTTATTTAGtcattaatgttttaatgagTCTGTTATTTAGTGTTTTGAATCAGGACCTGAGCACACAACCCCAGCATCTTCTTTGTGTCCACAGTCAGGCTCATCCTGTGCAGCCGGACAAGCCCACAGGTTCCCCTCTTTGCCCGTGCAGTTCAGCTCGTCCAGGTGGATGGGTCCTCTGCCCAGAGGGAAGGAGCCGCCCTGTCCCGTCACGTTCAGGGCGTACCCGCAGCCAAGCTGGGCGCAAACCACATCAGCATCCTTCAAGTCCCACTGGTCGTCACAAACTGTGCCCCATTTCCCGTTTCGCCACAGCTCCACCCGTCCAGCACAGCGGTCCCACCCTCCTGCCAGCCGCACGGCCTGGTGGCCTGAGGATGACATTATCATGGGTTTGGACTGTTTGTGAAGAGCCACAGTTTGGGAAACTGTTTTAGaataatatttacaataattggacaataaaatataataatttaataaatgtcTTATCAGctccaaattaaaaatgagGAACAATAATCAATGCAATGATAAAATAGCATTTTAACAGATTAATTATTGTTTCCTTGTGTTTGAAAAGTATTATAAACTAAGTTAGAAGGGCTGACCTCTGGTTTATGGTTAACAATGTGGACAGAGGttgttaatattttattcaaactcatgttgttatgtgttttttataCAGTCCGTTGTTACTgtactgttttttattgtttgtttgtttgtttaataagtCAAGCCTTACCACACATGGCTTTAGAAACCACAGTGCAGTTACTTCCCACACTCTGTGAACAGTTGTACAAACGGCGACCTTGGTACAAACAGCCATGAAAGCAGGTGGTGTTGGGAGGTGAGACGGTATAATTGATGTGAAAGACGTCGCCACAGTCAAGATCCTGACAGATCTGTTGGACCAACACATCTGCAGAGTCTGCTGTGAGTGCCACCACTTCGCTGCTCCTGTTTCCAGGCATCCGGAGCGTCCAGTTGCATTTACCAGCAATGGGGTGAACATAAGGGTCACCTGAGGTCGCACAGaagcagaaacataaaatgttatATACGAGTTTCATTtaagtaaaaaacaaatacacatttgcAAAAGGAGTAGTCATGGAGCATGAAGCAGAAGAACTGTAGAAGAGTTGTTCAGTAAAATGCTAAAACCATGTTGTGGTGACTCATTAGATATTTTTGGTAACGTAACATGGAGAGACAGGTGTTtgtctgtgattttgttttctttgagagAATTAGAGTATTTAGGCCTCATTTGGTTTTATCAGTGTTGCAGCCACTGTTTTTTCTCTTGTCTTTATTCTACTCATCATGTCACTGTCTTAGTCACCCGGGGTTGAAGCGATTCGCCACATAAATCACATC of the Mastacembelus armatus chromosome 11, fMasArm1.2, whole genome shotgun sequence genome contains:
- the LOC113126802 gene encoding deleted in malignant brain tumors 1 protein-like isoform X2, coding for MKLVKYILILQLSCLCQAQTDSTDVQVTAGQINTTEIIQEEINSDPYVHPIAGKCNWTLRMPGNRSSEVVALTADSADVLVQQICQDLDCGDVFHINYTVSPPNTTCFHGCLYQGRRLYNCSQSVGSNCTVVSKAMCGHQAVRLAGGWDRCAGRVELWRNGKWGTVCDDQWDLKDADVVCAQLGCGYALNVTGQGGSFPLGRGPIHLDELNCTGKEGNLWACPAAQDEPDCGHKEDAGVVCSEMKAIRLTGGLDRCAGKVEIHRNGSWGTVCDNCWNKDLATKVCSMLQCGATPQQFSQFVPPLTHNNGTLWYYICSPTQKSLWECREIVNRPHLCKDSKASGVVCNGSLGFPIPTTANATEATSWTTGRTTVAAEVLSLPSAELLTTIAVSLLLLVFLITNTVLCCHYRRKHAYLLHQTRTNHQRQPSSEHRHNNYEGAVDLVKVTANLQQTEDSQRYRTEANPLMRPSGLDSLSEEGLQHTNEVMGAFASNNGGPTDPQYARVSKISVDSFDSSSTSSGECYENVNNCYINVNPDPGLGELSAENGDDDDDDGHIYSPVSPN
- the LOC113126802 gene encoding T-cell differentiation antigen CD6-like isoform X1, with product MKLVKYILILQLSCLCQAQTDSTDVQVTAGQINTTEIIQEEINSDPYVHPIAGKCNWTLRMPGNRSSEVVALTADSADVLVQQICQDLDCGDVFHINYTVSPPNTTCFHGCLYQGRRLYNCSQSVGSNCTVVSKAMCGHQAVRLAGGWDRCAGRVELWRNGKWGTVCDDQWDLKDADVVCAQLGCGYALNVTGQGGSFPLGRGPIHLDELNCTGKEGNLWACPAAQDEPDCGHKEDAGVVCSEMKAIRLTGGLDRCAGKVEIHRNGSWGTVCDNCWNKDLATKVCSMLQCGATPQQFSQFVPPLTHNNGTLWYYICSPTQKSLWECREIVNRPHLCKDSKASGVVCNGSLGFPIPTTANATEATSWTTGRTTVAAEVLSLPSAELLTTIAVSLLLLVFLITNTVLCCHYRRKHAYLLHQTRTNHQRQPSSEHRHNNYEGAVDLVKVTANLQQTEVPPNPRYLWTQLSSVDSTSVDTDYEQYDPSNDPCASLSTFKNSQRYRTEANPLMRPSGLDSLSEEGLQHTNEVMGAFASNNGGPTDPQYARVSKISVDSFDSSSTSSGECYENVNNCYINVNPDPGLGELSAENGDDDDDDGHIYSPVSPN